One Anopheles marshallii chromosome 3, idAnoMarsDA_429_01, whole genome shotgun sequence genomic region harbors:
- the LOC128712150 gene encoding carbonic anhydrase 2: MTATTTKNVQSPIALNQRSTVIRDGIQPLDYYGHWDGLGKAKMVNTGSSVMITFSDRPFRQFIVGGVLGNKYIFEQLHFHWGIGDGSGCEHTLEGSTYSMEAHAVHYNAKYGSFAEAVDKPDGLAVLGFFVQAYGSDHCPAFDKIVAGLQYIRSPNAQTEIDADCLSWMGMQELNRHYYTYKGSLTTPPYFESVTWLVYKTPIYVSTGQLEAFRQLQACPKDSSKKIVNNFRAVQVPEQVPEVVFVRNNHPVVLSKL, encoded by the exons ATGACTGCAACGACGACCAAGAATGTGCAAAGTCCGATTGCACTAAATCAACGTTCCACTGTCATTAGGGATGGCATTCAACCATTAGACTACTATGGCCATTGGGATGGATTGGGCAAGGCAAAGATGGTCAATACTGGTTCGTCCGTTATG ATTACTTTTAGCGATCGTCCTTTCCGGCAATTCATCGTTGGTGGCGTCCTGGGCAACAAGTACATTTTCGAGCAGCTACACTTCCACTGGGGTATCGGGGATGGTTCCGGATGTGAACATACGCTAGAGGGTAGCACCTACTCGATGGAGGCACACGCCGTACATTACAACGCCAAATACGGAAGCTTCGCGGAAGCGGTCGACAAACCGGACGGTTTAGCAGTGCTCGGCTTCTTTGTGCAGGCGTATGGTAGCGACCATTGCCCAGCGTTCGATAAGATCGTGGCCGGATTGCAGTACATACGGAGCCCGAACGCACAAACCGAAATCGATGCCGATTGCCTCTCGTGGATGGGAATGCAGGAACTCAACCGGCACTACTACACGTACAAAGGTTCACTAACCACACCGCCGTACTTCGAAAGCGTCACTTGGCTGGTGTACAAAACACCAATATACGTGTCCACCGGTCAGCTGGAAGCATTCCGGCAGCTACAGGCTTGTCCAAAGGATAGTAGCAAAAAGATCGTGAATAACTTCCGGGCGGTGCAGGTGCCCGAACAAGTGCCAGAAGTAGTTTTTGTGAGAAACAATCATCCCGTGGTGCTTTCGAAGCTGTAA